From the genome of Mixophyes fleayi isolate aMixFle1 chromosome 2, aMixFle1.hap1, whole genome shotgun sequence, one region includes:
- the LOC142138772 gene encoding olfactory receptor 2AT4-like, translating into MGNQSEVLEVILVGFPGLKEEFYVPVSMVMLILFIASLAANGSVISLVVLKKCLHKPMYLIIANLAVADLLFDTITLPKIIAKYWFGAKMTFPECLLQMFLVHYLNTTDSYIFMLMAIDRYFAICKPLRYSSIISKRVVAISCCICWVIASVTALTALIMNSQAPPCGYNKINSLMCTNIAVTALACKDVSVIKKTTFVFSMVILFLPLSFIISSYIIIMNIMCLSSNSNWQKAFYTCTTHLVVITVHYAPRVFTYTAHEVGLYFNADVNVFVLCLYSYVPHISNPIIYCLRNKDIKQTFASSLKRVIGFRDRSKLFPTTVTK; encoded by the coding sequence ATGGGGAACCAGTCTGAGGTTCTGGAGGTCATTCTTGTTGGTTTCCCCGGACTCAAAGAAGAATTCTATGTACCAGTGTCCATGGTTATGCTCATTTTGTTCATTGCATCGTTAGCTGCCAACGGCTCTGTCATCAGTCTGGTTGTCTTGAAGAAATGTTTGCACAAACCAATGTACTTGATCATAGCAAATCTGGCAGTTGCTGATCTCCTATTTGACACCATAACTTTACCCAAAATCATTGCCAAGTATTGGTTTGGAGCAAAGATGACTTTCCCTGAATGTCTTCTCCAAATGTTTCTTGTTCACTATTTAAACACCACTGATTCCTATATCTTCATGCTCATGGCCATCGATCGTTACTTTGCAATCTGCAAGCCACTGAGATATTCCTCAATCATCAGCAAAAGAGTGGTTGCGATTTCTTGTTGCATCTGCTGGGTCATCGCCAGTGTCACTGCATTAACAGCTCTTATTATGAACTCACAAGCGCCTCCTTGTGGGTATAACAAGATCAACAGTTTAATGTGCACAAACATAGCTGTCACTGCTCTAGCTTGTAAAGATGTGTCCGTAATCAAGAAAACAACCTTTGTCTTTTCTATGGTTATACTTTTTCTACCTTTAAGCTTTATTATATCATCATATATCATTATAATGAATATAATGTGTTTATCATCAAATTCTAACTGGCAGAAAGCCTTTTACACATGTACGACACATCTTGTTGTGATAACTGTGCACTATGCACCACGAGTGTTCACATACACAGCCCATGAGGTTGGCTTATATTTTAATGCTGATGTGAATGTATTTGTGCTTTGTCTGTACTCCTATGTCCCACATATATCCAACCCTATTATATACTGCCTCAGAAACAAGGACATCAAACAGACATTTGCAAGTTCCTTAAAAAGGGTAATTGGTTTCAGAGACAGAAGCAAACTTTTCCCCACCACTGTAACTAAATAA